Proteins from a genomic interval of Spea bombifrons isolate aSpeBom1 chromosome 4, aSpeBom1.2.pri, whole genome shotgun sequence:
- the LOXL1 gene encoding lysyl oxidase homolog 1, whose amino-acid sequence MALLGHICLCLSGLVLVLGQDGAGWGQMIQWEESGRRYRLLNSGSEYQAAGEGAGGARVVLDGSRGTGSDRRRQAPTLPRTSSQTVRGSTRHPFGFGQVPDNWRSGGETTGTGRFVPSAGTGGGGRVRQSTSQNSAGQSFLSRQQPPYVQQPPYAPQPPYAPQPPYAPQPPYAPQPDYYPQGYDDTYGYPRGGGGYVAQPWGGGYEESWEEHVPPFGQPPYFGASPNLAPQQPPPANPIVPQDGLDRRFSHSLFRGSEGSPDSDPVRPAVGADGGDAGFLPFGGAGGGEGSNYGTQTRLSNAPSTGGETQGAQQSRASVGNVFRNGQNNRGLPDLVPDPSYVQAATYVQRAHLYSLRCAAEERCLSSSAYADDASDYDVRVLLRFPQRVKNQGTADFLPTRPRQAWEWHSCHQHYHSMDEFSHYDLLDATTGRKVAEGHKASFCLEDTTCDFGNLKRYACTSHTQGLSPGCYDTYNADIDCQWIDITEVKPGNYILKVVVNPKYLVLESDFTNNVVRCNIHYTGRYVSATNCRISQF is encoded by the exons ATGGCCCTCCTGGGACACATTTGTTTGTGTCTGTCAGGACTTGTTTTGGTCCTAGGGCAGgatggggctggctggggacagaTGATCCAGTGGGAAGAGAGCGGGAGGCGATACCGGTTGCTAAACTCAGGATCTGAATACCAGGCAGCAGGAGAAGGCGCTGGGGGAGCTCGAGTTGTGCTGGATGGTAGTCGTGGGACAGGCTCTGACCGCCGCCGTCAGGCACCCACTTTGCCCCGTACCAGTTCCCAGACAGTGAGGGGTAGCACACGTCACCCTTTTGGCTTTGGGCAGGTGCCAGACAACTGGCGAAGTGGCGGAGAAACAACAGGTACAGGACGATTTGTTCCTTCTGCAGGGACAGGTGGAGGAGGAAGAGTACGACAGTCAACATCCCAGAACTCTGCTGGACAATCATTCCTTTCAAGGCAGCAACCCCCCTATGTTCAGCAACCCCCGTATGCACCCCAACCCCCTTATGCACCACAACCCCCTTATGCACCACAACCACCTTATGCACCGCAGCCTGACTATTACCCACAGGGGTATGACGACACCTATGGATACCCAAGAGGCGGTGGTGGATATGTGGCACAGCCTTGGGGGGGTGGATATGAGGAATCCTGGGAAGAACACGTGCCACCATTTGGTCAGCCACCTTATTTTGGTGCATCACCCAACCTAGCCCCTCAGCAGCCACCACCAGCAAATCCCATAGTACCACAGGATGGGCTTGACCGACGGTTTTCCCACAGTCTATTCAGGGGGAGTGAAGGGTCTCCAGACAGCGATCCAGTTCGTCCAGCAGTGGGAGCTGATGGTGGAGATGCGGGATTTCTCCCTTTTGGAGGAGCTGGTGGAGGTGAAGGTAGCAACTATGGTACACAGACCAGGTTGTCCAATGCCCCATCTACAGGCGGTGAAACCCAGGGGGCACAACAAAGCAGAGCCAGCGTGGGAAACGTTTTCAGAAACGGACAAAATAATAGAG GCCTTCCAGATTTGGTGCCTGATCCAAGTTATGTCCAGGCCGCTACCTATGTTCAGAGAGCTCATCTCTACTCTCTACGGTGCGCAGCAGAAGAGCGCTGTCTGTCCAG CTCTGCATATGCAGATGATGCATCAGATTATGATGTGAGAGTGTTGCTTCGCTTCCCTCAGAGGGTGAAGAATCAAGGAACTGCCGATTTCTTACCAACTCGTCCACGCCAGGCTTGGGAGTGGCACAGCTGTCACCA GCATTATCACAGCATGGATGAATTCAGTCACTATGACCTGCTGGATGCCACAACTGGTAGGAAGGTTGCAGAGGGGCATAAGGCCAGCTTTTGCCTAGAGGACACAACCTGTGACTTTGGAAACCTTAAGAGATATGCATGCACATCACACACTCAG GGTCTAAGTCCTGGTTGTTATGATACATACAATGCGGATATTGACTGCCAGTGGATTGATATCACAGAGGTGAAACCTGGGAACTACATACTCAAG GTTGTGGTGAATCCTAAATACTTAGTGTTGGAATCTGATTTCACCAATAATGTGGTGCGATGCAATATCCACTATACCGGACGTTACGTGTCTGCCACAAACTGCCGCATCTCACA GTTTTGA